The Geomonas agri genome contains the following window.
CCGCTGACCGGGCTGGTGCCCGGCCGCGCCATTTCCACACTGCAGTCCTCGGTGAGCCTTTCGGCCTCTTCAGGAGAGCACAGCAGCGCCGGCCGGGGCTACCTGGTCTACCAAGCGCCCGACCTGTACCACCTGCTCATCCTGTCCCCGTTCGGGCAGACCATGCTGGAGGCCTTCGGAGAGAGCGACCGTTTCACCTGTGTCATCCCTTCCAAGCAGGTCGCTTTCACCGGTCTGCTTTCGGAGTTGCCAGAACAGAGCTCGCTGAAGAGCCTGCAGCTGTTCCGCTGGGTGATGGCGCCTCCGCCACTGCCGCTGCCCGGACCGCTTAAGCAGAAGGTGGATGTTGCCGGGACTACCTATTACTTTGACGAAGTGGGGATGCTAGAGCGCAAGGTTGCCCCTTCCGGCGACCAGGTGCGCTACCAGGACTATCAAAGCGTCGATGGTGTCCCCTTTCCCGAGACCATCGAGATCCGTAGTGCAGCCGGGGGCGAGGTCCGCATCGTCTTTGACGAACCGCAGCTGAATGCGCCGTTAGATGCGTCGACATTGAAGCCGGAACTGTCTGGAATGGCGGTCTATCCTTTGACCGAGTTCAGGGCCATGTGACTCCGTAGGTTGACCGCGCCCGGTTCTTTGCCATAATTAGCCCTTGGTTGTGTTTTTGACGGCAGTTCGATCAGAAGGAATTGTTGTTGCTGCAGCTGCAGTTGCTGAGCCGTTCAAAACAAAACTTTTAATTATATCCGTCTCTTGCTATCCTTACTCTCAGGACCGGCGAGGTGTATGGAAAGAACGGTCAGCAGCAGAAGCAGATTCAGCTCACCGGCAACCAACCCTTCAGGAGTCGACGCCATGAGACACGCACGTTCAACGCTACTCGTAATCGCTCTGCTGTCACTCAGTGCCTGCACCATCTTCGAGGCGAAACAGCAGCCCCAGGTACAGCCGGCAACGGTGAAAGAACTCTCCGTCCCGGTCGGTAAGAATTGGAAGGTGGTCGAGGAACCGCCCGTTCTGGGCAATGAACGGCGTGATCGCCTGCCGTTCCAGACCGAGCAGTCGGTCCAGCCCGAAGGCGACCAGCGTCCGACTGCCGCGCCCGAAGATAAGGGGCGCAAGATCGAGACCACCCGCTAACTACGTCACCCTTACCCGTCAGGCGGGCGCCCCGGCGCCCGCCTACATCAAGGACCGATCCGGTCCAGCCATGGCACTTCCCGAAGCACCCCGGTAATCCAGCAACGCCCAGACCACCCTCCAAAGGGAGCCCGATGGACAGAAGACTCTATCTCAGCATACTTGCGGCCTTGTTCACTGCTGCTGCCGTAGTCCTTATGGTTATCCTGGCCGCCCCGGTCCTGAAGCCGCTCGCTTGGGGCCTCATCATCGGCGTAGCTACCATGCCCCATTACAACCGCGTCCTGCGACGCAACCCGGAGCATCCGAATCGTTCCGCCGGCATTATGGTGCTTGCTGTCGCGATCTGCTTCGTTCTTCCTGTAGCCGCACTGGTGGTCACCGCGGCGATCAACGCACCTGACTGGTACCAGCAGGTGGTGCAACTGGTCCAGACGGTCGCTAAGACCGGCACCACTAATTTCGGCCACTATCCCGTGGTGCAAAAGGTCATGACGTTGGTGGACCGGTTCAATATCGACTTGGCCGGCCTCGGCGGCAAGATCGCTTCGACCAGTTCAACCGTCATTTTGGGGCTTGCCGCCGACCTGGCGCGCAACATGTTCAGCTTTCTCGGCACCCTTGCCATTGCACTGTTCATCCTTTACTTCATCTATCGCGACGGCGAGCGTGTGGTTTCCGCGTTCATCGGCAGGCTCGCTCCCGATCCGCGCAAGGCCCAGTACTACGCCTCCCAGGTCCGCTCCATCACCACCGCGGTGACGGTGGGGACGGTGCTTACCTGCGCCACCCAGGGAGTACTCGCCGGGCTTGGCTACTGGGTGGCTGGGGTGCCGGCGCCGATCTTCTGCGGGGCGCTCACCGCCATCGCCGCGTTGGTCCCCGTGGTGGGCACCGGTGTGGTATGGGTGCCGCTCGTGGTCGTCCTCGCCCTGAACGGCTCGTACCTCGCCGCAGGGTTGCTCGCCGCCTGGTGCATCATCTTCGTCGGCATCGCCGATAACGCCATTCGCCCCCTTGCAATCGGCGCCTCCAGCGACATTTCGACTCTCGCC
Protein-coding sequences here:
- a CDS encoding AI-2E family transporter produces the protein MDRRLYLSILAALFTAAAVVLMVILAAPVLKPLAWGLIIGVATMPHYNRVLRRNPEHPNRSAGIMVLAVAICFVLPVAALVVTAAINAPDWYQQVVQLVQTVAKTGTTNFGHYPVVQKVMTLVDRFNIDLAGLGGKIASTSSTVILGLAADLARNMFSFLGTLAIALFILYFIYRDGERVVSAFIGRLAPDPRKAQYYASQVRSITTAVTVGTVLTCATQGVLAGLGYWVAGVPAPIFCGALTAIAALVPVVGTGVVWVPLVVVLALNGSYLAAGLLAAWCIIFVGIADNAIRPLAIGASSDISTLAVVLGAICGVVSMGLLGLIVGPVIFAVLFSLWDDAVADADAANEAEIP
- a CDS encoding outer membrane lipoprotein LolB; this translates as MTAHNRFRFLLLLLLIFTATLTGCATAKKPLTGLVPGRAISTLQSSVSLSASSGEHSSAGRGYLVYQAPDLYHLLILSPFGQTMLEAFGESDRFTCVIPSKQVAFTGLLSELPEQSSLKSLQLFRWVMAPPPLPLPGPLKQKVDVAGTTYYFDEVGMLERKVAPSGDQVRYQDYQSVDGVPFPETIEIRSAAGGEVRIVFDEPQLNAPLDASTLKPELSGMAVYPLTEFRAM